Genomic DNA from Anthonomus grandis grandis chromosome 2, icAntGran1.3, whole genome shotgun sequence:
GTATTTTGCGCTTAATTAGATTGGGTGTGAAGAAACTAAATAACATCATTTTTAATAagccataaaaaaaacaacaaacttaaaatattccgatcattaaatatttatattaataataaattgttttaaattttattttgtagatGCTTTTACTAAGACTATTACCGCACCTGTCGGTAGATTATTTTAGTAGTCAACTCTTGGATATTTGGAGTAGAGTGCTGTTAAGTTTACCACTAATAGGCCGCAGAGATACGGCCGGTGACAATATTTTGCCAAAACTGTACCCCTATTTTGCGAGGTAAGTGAGTGATGACTGTACAAATGTAAATCTATCGCAAAAAAGATATCAAGAACTTAttggcatttaaataaaaaaatgatgaagCATGTGCACGCGTTTAAGAAAAATGCACCATTGATTGGCAACTGAATTAAGTAGTAGATTAGATTGTAGCAGTCTGCATGGCATGCTACCAGCATTAAAAACTGCAATCAATGGTAGTCCtactcattttctttttctttttgtttgcaTTTCTCTTCTGCTGGCACCACAAATGCATACCTTCTActgtacattttaaatatatcaactTCTTTCTTAGTACTATATATTTTCTCAAGATTTCCCAGTAATAGCATAATAGCGGACATCATATTTGGTTCTTTCAAAGTAATAAACTTAGATAAAACCGTATCTACAATGCTAGGAGCCCACATAACTAGAAAACTCAGAAGAGATTTATTTAAACCCTGAGTAGACACGTCTTTTAATAATGTAggctcttttatttttgtataaagtataaccaaaaaaaaaactacaactaGCACCACGAAATCGAATGTTTTTATATAAGGATTGTCTAAAACACATTGTTCagtttgattttgatggatCGCCATATCTAATCCTGATACAATTGACTTTTTCTTTGGATATGCTTTATGGCTTTCTTGGATTTTGTTTAATACCATATAAACTTTTCctactatattatttatttctgaataggttgtactattttcttcattaaaattaGCTTCAACGTTATGAGgtattaaattgaaatcttgTAAAGGATCCATGCTCACATTTTCTATAAAGTGATTATGAGTAATGTTGTTTCTCATTAAGAagaacatcaataaaataagcATAATCggtaatataaacataaaactaCATTTAGCCGCCACGCGCATTGCTTCTCTATTCAGAAAACTGTTCTGTTTCTTAcattcttttttcttctctgCATCACCTGCGGTACCTGTTTTCACCGCGAATACCTCAAAGCCAGGGGCGTGACTCTTAATGCTATCGCTGTCAAATAAGGGGCGTATTTTTACTCCGTTTTCAATAGATTCTAGACTGTCATCG
This window encodes:
- the LOC126750160 gene encoding uncharacterized protein LOC126750160 → MYEIYALIAAILLPTGIGVLLYFLYQLKTIIKHLDLWPIVFENVTLVILGIFYIYSAVILSQKGEITKVEENIWDDFAIVNDTMFNSNEEDYLSDDRNNEVEDSRKNTKPSASLFLEKYQALVQEAISQKFPNKLRKERNLLSNILDYARNFKEGENIDIVENQNCFLNSFLFEALLVYSFITSVLSLLNKCHICQRCPEDNSHLTPKGLEIKSTTSKSPSDSFGEKIADDSLESIENGVKIRPLFDSDSIKSHAPGFEVFAVKTGTAGDAEKKKECKKQNSFLNREAMRVAAKCSFMFILPIMLILLMFFLMRNNITHNHFIENVSMDPLQDFNLIPHNVEANFNEENSTTYSEINNIVGKVYMVLNKIQESHKAYPKKKSIVSGLDMAIHQNQTEQCVLDNPYIKTFDFVVLVVVFFLVILYTKIKEPTLLKDVSTQGLNKSLLSFLVMWAPSIVDTVLSKFITLKEPNMMSAIMLLLGNLEKIYSTKKEVDIFKMYSRRYAFVVPAEEKCKQKEKENE